A stretch of DNA from Babesia bovis T2Bo chromosome 2, whole genome shotgun sequence:
TATGACCAATCAAGCAATCACAAAGTTAGAAGATAATGTGTTTTTTAAGGACGGATAGAACTATCGCAATGATAGCCCCCATCCACATGAATACTTCCATGAACGCGCGActatatggatatataaacaattaGATTCTATACCTTGTGTGTGTTTTTGTATAGGTAATATCTTTAGTCACTCGAACTCCTTAAGGAGTTACAAAAAAATCTACTTAATATCGTATTGTGCAATGTCAGACATAGGAAAACAGAACTATCGATAACTTGAATCGTTCTATTCTAGAAAAGTGCGTAACatccatttatatataatatcctGCAGTTATGAAACTTTATTTGTTGGAATAAGTCATAATCAAGCAAGATTACATCATGTCGGCGCTAGGAATGCCTCCTCACCTATTGGTGCTATTTCAAGCAAGGCCGCCACTGGAATACATACCTCCCATCGAAAATGGAATGAAAAAGAAATTCAACGGTATCGCAGATTATGTTGGTTACTTCTCAAAGGAACAAGTCCCACCTGATCCACCATTCGAGACACCTCATCAAAGAGCTGATAAAAAGAAAAGAGAACGAATCATAGAGCATCACAAGAAACAAAAAGCAGAAAGAGATGCGTATGATCCGAAATATGACCCTGCATTAGCAAGAGGTGCTACGAACCCTTGGTTAACCCATGACCCGTATAAGACACTATTCGTCTCCAACATACCATATGAAGTCACGGAAAAACAATTATGGAAGGAAtttgatgtgtatggaCGAGTTCGTAGAATTCGTATGATAAACGATCgcaaaaacataccaagAGGATATGCATTCATAGAGTATAATGACGAGAGAGATATGGTAAACGCTTATAAGAGAGCTGATGGACGTAAAGTCTCCGGACGTAGAGTGTTGGTAGATGTAGAACGCGCACGAACTGTTGCGGGATGGTACCCTAAACGTTTAGGTGGTGGGAAGGGTAGGTCAAGAACCAAGCCACCAAAGTTCTATGACGAGAAGCCATTAATCTTAGAAGAGCATCTGCCACCAGATAATGTAACATCTAGAAGTCCTTCGCTAGAAGAAGTAGAAGAAGGCGCAGTCCTCGAGGACACGAAGCAGTAACATTAGACGCGTCTAATATGTACTTAAATGATCTAGCATTGTGCATATATACTATGTCGTAAATCGCATAATGTATCACAGAATTAAAAAGTACAAAAAGGTTTCCCATAAGGCCACATAATTACATATACATGGAATCTACACACTAGTAATACTTATTTCAAAATGGAGATTAATACAGATTATGAAAATGTAATCAATTTGTACCTCCAAGGAGAACGTTTCTTTAAAGAAAAACCAAACAGCGTAGACACCAGTATAGAATTGAAAGTTACACTTATCAAGAGAATACCAATATCACCTACAGTCTACATTTTCATATTCCAATATCCACCGGAGTTAGAACAACATtttatgttacatattttCGCGCATTTTGAATTCAAAGGAGAACGCATGTTACCAAAGGTCCAGGGTCAGTGGAATGGAAAGATATGTCAACAGAATGACACTAATCAAGTGTCCCGTAAATACACACCTATATATATCGATCAAGAAAAAAAGGAAGTACACATACTAATGAGAATATACCGTCCGTGTGAGAAATATCCCGATGGAGGCAGCCTGACCAGAGTTATTGAGTGTTTGATACCACAGGACCAATTGACAATTTATCCATCCATGTTTAAATTTAGCTTAACTCAAAATGGAGCTTTAACAATTGGAGGAGATAAAGTCGTCGAGTTTAACCAC
This window harbors:
- a CDS encoding Oxidoreductase NAD-binding domain family protein gives rise to the protein MEINTDYENVINLYLQGERFFKEKPNSVDTSIELKVTLIKRIPISPTVYIFIFQYPPELEQHFMLHIFAHFEFKGERMLPKVQGQWNGKICQQNDTNQVSRKYTPIYIDQEKKEVHILMRIYRPCEKYPDGGSLTRVIECLIPQDQLTIYPSMFKFSLTQNGALTIGGDKVVEFNHLNLVAGGTGITPYVRYLINNKKIPVNLVYCNKTLKEILLKPLLDKLQERGLLKVKYLVTSEDPEVIRNYKPNNDALVFGKLSIEHCEGFLETKDSFTIACGPPGMVMKAKEITTQLGLPMAC
- a CDS encoding putative U1 small nuclear ribonucleoprotein 70kDa, whose translation is MSALGMPPHLLVLFQARPPLEYIPPIENGMKKKFNGIADYVGYFSKEQVPPDPPFETPHQRADKKKRERIIEHHKKQKAERDAYDPKYDPALARGATNPWLTHDPYKTLFVSNIPYEVTEKQLWKEFDVYGRVRRIRMINDRKNIPRGYAFIEYNDERDMVNAYKRADGRKVSGRRVLVDVERARTVAGWYPKRLGGGKGRSRTKPPKFYDEKPLILEEHLPPDNVTSRSPSLEEVEEGAVLEDTKQ